The following are encoded in a window of Vespula pensylvanica isolate Volc-1 chromosome 2, ASM1446617v1, whole genome shotgun sequence genomic DNA:
- the LOC122626860 gene encoding tRNA-dihydrouridine(20a/20b) synthase [NAD(P)+]-like isoform X1 → MTVDIVELLKEPRIIKICAPMVRYSKLPFRMLVRRYECDICFTPMIVANSFVKSAKARDSEFSTIEEDTPLIAQFAANNVADFSNAAEIIAPYCDGVDLNSGCPQRWAINEGYGVDMLKHPELVKDIVSQVRNRVSHPFTVSVKIRVLKDIRRTVDFCQTLEKAGASFLTVHARTPEMRYEPIHLDDLKIVRDSVQLPLIANGDVKNLENAQKLYEATNCQGVMSARGILANPALFSGCTTTPLSCIQDWIDITARIDTHFLCFHHHLVFMTEKILSKKDRVYLNSLKTRQSVLEFLGNHFDITPSPSYDVIEQIFCDVDESNIAYDNEKHAKNKQNMECNNIYMERDQSEIPNYLLGDLFQEA, encoded by the exons ATGACGGTTGATATTgtcgaattattaaaagaaccGAGAATCATAAAAATCTGTGCGCCAATGGTTAGATatagtaa ATTACCATTTAGAATGTTAGTCAGGCGATATGAATGTGATATTTGCTTCACACCTATGATAGTGGCAAATTCATTTGTGAAATCGGCTAAAGCTAGAGACAGTGAATTTTCAACAATAGAGGAAGATACTCCGCTTATTGCACAGTTCGCAGCCAACAACGTAGCAGATTTCTCTAATGCAGCAGAAATAATTGCTCC TTACTGTGATGGAGTTGACTTAAACAGTGGTTGCCCGCAACGGTGGGCTATAAATGAAGGATATGGTGTAGATATGTTAAAACATCCAGAACTTGTAAAAGATATAGTATCTCAAGTCAGAAACCGTGTGTCTCATCCCTTCACTGTTTCTGTAAAAATACGTGtgttaaaagatattcgtaGAACAGTTGACTTTTGTCAAACACTAGAGAAAGCTGGTGCATCATTTTTAACTGTACATGCAAGAACACCTGAAATGCGTTATGAACCTATACATTTAGATGATCTTAAAATTGTTAGAGATAGTGTACAATTACCTCTTATTGCTAATGGAGATGTGAAAAATCTAGAAAATGcacaaaaattatatgaagCAACTAATTGTCAAGGAGTAATGAGTGCAAGAGGTATTTTAGCAAATCCAGCTCTTTTTTCAGGATGTACAACTACACCACTTAGTTGTATTCAAGATTGGATAGATATTACAGCTAGGATTGATAcacattttttatgttttcatCACCATTTAGTATTTATGACtgagaaaattttatcaaaaaaggATAGAGTATATCTTAATAGTTTGAAAACCAGACAATCTGTTTTAGAATTTCTTGGAAATCATTTTGATATAACACCAAGCCCATCTTATGATGTAAtagaacaaatattttgtGATGTTGATGAAAGTAATATTGCATATGATAATGAGAAACATGccaaaaataaacaaaatatggaatgtaataatatatatatggaaagaGATCAATCAGAAATACCTAATTATCTTTTAGGAGATTTATTTCAAGAAGCATag
- the LOC122626860 gene encoding tRNA-dihydrouridine(20a/20b) synthase [NAD(P)+]-like isoform X2: MLVRRYECDICFTPMIVANSFVKSAKARDSEFSTIEEDTPLIAQFAANNVADFSNAAEIIAPYCDGVDLNSGCPQRWAINEGYGVDMLKHPELVKDIVSQVRNRVSHPFTVSVKIRVLKDIRRTVDFCQTLEKAGASFLTVHARTPEMRYEPIHLDDLKIVRDSVQLPLIANGDVKNLENAQKLYEATNCQGVMSARGILANPALFSGCTTTPLSCIQDWIDITARIDTHFLCFHHHLVFMTEKILSKKDRVYLNSLKTRQSVLEFLGNHFDITPSPSYDVIEQIFCDVDESNIAYDNEKHAKNKQNMECNNIYMERDQSEIPNYLLGDLFQEA; this comes from the exons ATGTTAGTCAGGCGATATGAATGTGATATTTGCTTCACACCTATGATAGTGGCAAATTCATTTGTGAAATCGGCTAAAGCTAGAGACAGTGAATTTTCAACAATAGAGGAAGATACTCCGCTTATTGCACAGTTCGCAGCCAACAACGTAGCAGATTTCTCTAATGCAGCAGAAATAATTGCTCC TTACTGTGATGGAGTTGACTTAAACAGTGGTTGCCCGCAACGGTGGGCTATAAATGAAGGATATGGTGTAGATATGTTAAAACATCCAGAACTTGTAAAAGATATAGTATCTCAAGTCAGAAACCGTGTGTCTCATCCCTTCACTGTTTCTGTAAAAATACGTGtgttaaaagatattcgtaGAACAGTTGACTTTTGTCAAACACTAGAGAAAGCTGGTGCATCATTTTTAACTGTACATGCAAGAACACCTGAAATGCGTTATGAACCTATACATTTAGATGATCTTAAAATTGTTAGAGATAGTGTACAATTACCTCTTATTGCTAATGGAGATGTGAAAAATCTAGAAAATGcacaaaaattatatgaagCAACTAATTGTCAAGGAGTAATGAGTGCAAGAGGTATTTTAGCAAATCCAGCTCTTTTTTCAGGATGTACAACTACACCACTTAGTTGTATTCAAGATTGGATAGATATTACAGCTAGGATTGATAcacattttttatgttttcatCACCATTTAGTATTTATGACtgagaaaattttatcaaaaaaggATAGAGTATATCTTAATAGTTTGAAAACCAGACAATCTGTTTTAGAATTTCTTGGAAATCATTTTGATATAACACCAAGCCCATCTTATGATGTAAtagaacaaatattttgtGATGTTGATGAAAGTAATATTGCATATGATAATGAGAAACATGccaaaaataaacaaaatatggaatgtaataatatatatatggaaagaGATCAATCAGAAATACCTAATTATCTTTTAGGAGATTTATTTCAAGAAGCATag